Proteins encoded together in one Spirochaeta cellobiosiphila DSM 17781 window:
- a CDS encoding DEAD/DEAH box helicase family protein, whose protein sequence is MVGYKELFPITFRKYQEDMIETFEKQLSLGDKIFHYVAPPGSGKTLIGLELFRRLGLKAVVFSPNLAIQAQWINKLNELSEFLVASDIGEDCDLLSLTYQSISVKNSKGELHPNSIELIKSLDNRKVIILDECHHLTAHWAKVIEDLLKKDVFLIGLTATPPFDKGLKDIDQYSRLLEEVDYEILLPPVVKEGYLAPYQDLVYVVEPTDHEVELLRRLSKELDDLLCVLRNLEDLTPIQLYISDYLEDPFVKDKSFTFSELYKYDPLLTSGLVKFLMESHCELPFSVIPNTEYESPLTLEELIKVLELYCLRYLYPKKEGKIHYKKVKDILKNIGYSLTRNGIRPIDGGLKDLLSFSKSKTIGAREVIRQELRCQGDSLRALILTDLEVNSKSLGDKDYREGTSAVDVMKQLVTDPETDEADPIMVTGKSLWIDDDLYERIKEWALDYVNQKNLNILLEAVSYDGFVEIVGSGSDWNSKNYVVFVSKLLEDGVTKCLISTKNLLGEGWDSISLNTLVDLTVVSSFAYVNQIRGRTIRLNEKSPLKTANNWDILTVHEDNLQGGYDLMRLRKKFSQFYGLSEDGVVEKGLGHVHPLLGAGSVSSVVKQRDTINKVMLNRANDRLGAYKRWKVGGSYQDKQTYDFEIIFDEKMYSRRKVYRLVKRTANAILRGMKYVYQYANYGKFKIEWRDTNILRVYLVAPSSADLFAQSLQDFFSPLYEQRYFMIIEDHESALGQKTVFPVPTYFGVNKDRANYFMRKWRMFSWKSVYTVSAWSEEGRAIINKFHSKKSMLMTAYNKEIWL, encoded by the coding sequence ATGGTGGGATACAAAGAATTATTTCCAATCACTTTTCGCAAGTATCAAGAAGATATGATTGAAACATTTGAAAAGCAACTTTCTCTTGGTGATAAAATATTTCACTATGTTGCACCACCTGGTTCTGGTAAAACTTTAATTGGGCTGGAACTGTTTAGACGTTTGGGCCTAAAAGCCGTTGTTTTTAGTCCAAATTTGGCTATACAAGCCCAGTGGATTAATAAACTGAATGAATTATCAGAATTTTTAGTCGCTTCAGATATTGGTGAGGATTGTGATCTTTTATCCTTAACTTATCAAAGTATTAGTGTGAAAAATAGTAAGGGGGAATTGCATCCAAATTCCATTGAACTCATAAAGAGTTTAGACAATAGGAAGGTCATCATATTGGATGAGTGTCATCATTTAACGGCTCATTGGGCTAAAGTTATTGAGGATCTGTTAAAGAAGGATGTCTTTTTAATCGGTTTAACAGCAACACCCCCCTTTGATAAAGGGTTGAAGGATATTGATCAATACTCACGATTATTAGAGGAGGTTGATTATGAAATCCTTCTTCCTCCCGTTGTTAAAGAAGGGTATCTTGCTCCCTATCAGGATCTGGTTTATGTTGTAGAGCCTACCGATCATGAGGTTGAATTATTGCGTCGGCTTAGTAAAGAGCTCGATGATTTGTTATGTGTTTTACGAAATTTAGAGGATCTGACTCCTATCCAACTTTATATCTCAGATTATCTTGAAGATCCATTTGTAAAAGACAAAAGTTTTACTTTTAGTGAGCTCTATAAATATGATCCCTTACTTACTTCTGGACTTGTTAAGTTTCTTATGGAAAGTCATTGTGAGCTTCCTTTCTCTGTTATTCCAAATACAGAATATGAAAGCCCTCTCACTCTGGAGGAATTAATAAAAGTTTTAGAGTTATATTGTCTACGCTATTTATATCCAAAGAAAGAGGGCAAAATCCATTACAAAAAGGTTAAAGATATTTTGAAAAATATCGGCTATTCATTAACACGTAATGGAATTCGACCGATAGATGGAGGCTTAAAGGATCTTCTCTCATTTAGCAAAAGTAAAACCATAGGCGCAAGAGAAGTGATACGCCAAGAACTTAGATGTCAAGGTGACTCCTTACGCGCATTAATACTTACAGACTTGGAAGTTAATAGCAAAAGTCTGGGGGACAAGGACTATAGAGAAGGGACTTCTGCTGTTGATGTTATGAAGCAATTGGTTACTGATCCTGAAACCGATGAAGCAGATCCTATAATGGTTACGGGCAAATCCTTATGGATCGATGATGATCTTTATGAGCGTATAAAAGAATGGGCTCTTGATTATGTAAATCAAAAAAATCTTAATATACTTTTAGAAGCGGTAAGTTATGATGGTTTTGTAGAGATAGTAGGATCTGGCAGTGATTGGAACAGTAAAAACTATGTTGTTTTTGTTTCTAAACTTTTAGAAGATGGAGTAACCAAGTGTCTAATAAGTACTAAAAACTTATTAGGTGAAGGATGGGACTCGATTAGCCTAAATACTTTGGTGGATCTGACTGTTGTGTCTAGCTTTGCCTATGTTAATCAGATTAGGGGTAGAACAATACGCTTAAACGAAAAATCACCTCTTAAGACAGCTAATAATTGGGATATTCTAACAGTTCATGAGGATAACCTACAGGGTGGTTATGACTTAATGCGTCTTAGAAAGAAGTTCTCCCAATTCTATGGATTGAGTGAAGATGGTGTTGTTGAGAAAGGTCTTGGACATGTTCATCCCTTATTAGGAGCTGGATCTGTTTCAAGTGTTGTTAAACAACGTGATACTATTAATAAAGTTATGCTTAATCGTGCCAATGATAGACTCGGTGCTTATAAACGATGGAAGGTCGGAGGCTCTTATCAAGATAAACAGACTTATGATTTTGAGATAATATTTGATGAAAAAATGTATTCCCGAAGAAAAGTATATCGATTAGTAAAACGAACAGCTAATGCTATATTGAGAGGAATGAAGTATGTATATCAATATGCAAATTATGGCAAATTCAAAATCGAATGGCGGGATACCAACATCCTTCGTGTTTACCTAGTGGCTCCATCAAGTGCGGACTTATTTGCCCAATCCCTACAGGATTTTTTCAGTCCCCTATATGAACAACGATATTTTATGATTATTGAGGATCATGAAAGTGCATTGGGTCAAAAAACTGTATTTCCAGTCCCAACTTATTTTGGAGTGAATAAGGATAGAGCTAACTATTTTATGAGAAAGTGGAGAATGTTTTCTTGGAAATCTGTTTACACTGTATCAGCCTGGAGTGAGGAAGGAAGAGCTATCATCAACAAGTTTCACAGTAAGAAATCCATGTTGATGACAGCTTATAATAAAGAAATATGGTTATAA
- a CDS encoding acyl-CoA dehydrogenase family protein, which produces MRNKSDRKSFIADFEQKLTNLFTLRLDPLKQNLQRGIPPFLLNEVLNLKPLSASIPTEFGGRGADPVEILSILETASYHSLPLSLMLGISGALFSEPLAKYGREDVKRKVFSQLMNNNRLGGLMITEPDFGTDALGMQTNYKKVEDTYHIQGTKHWAGLSGHADYWLMTARKQKDDLSLNRDIDFFLCDSSDPNQQVIAEEYYNNLGLYFIPYAKNRVDIHVPVNYKLEPKTTGIKLMQDLLHRSRMRFPGMALGFIKRMMDEAIAHTKERFIGGRPLTAFDQVQRRLAELQAWFTAASAFSKNAAEISGIQNDLEKQGLIANVHKTMLSEMMQKASQSLLTLVGAAGYRQDHLAGRSITDSRPFMIFEGSNDVIFNQIADSFVKGMERIKEMNLLNYIKTHPLTTKASDLFAKHINFNISSNLNQRKRVDLGELLGYIVTAQLTLELGESGFNKDLINNALSVFREKAASLVNSIHEASEAFCLEDYLPHSQWQESF; this is translated from the coding sequence ATGAGAAACAAATCAGATAGAAAGTCATTTATAGCTGACTTTGAACAAAAACTAACAAACCTGTTTACTCTTCGACTAGATCCCTTAAAACAAAATCTACAAAGAGGGATACCTCCTTTCCTTTTGAATGAAGTATTAAACCTAAAACCCTTATCAGCCTCTATTCCTACGGAATTTGGAGGAAGAGGAGCAGATCCAGTAGAAATCCTTTCTATACTGGAAACAGCTTCCTATCATTCATTACCATTATCCTTAATGTTAGGAATAAGTGGAGCACTCTTTTCAGAGCCACTGGCAAAATATGGAAGAGAGGATGTCAAAAGAAAGGTCTTTAGCCAATTAATGAACAACAATAGGTTGGGTGGTTTGATGATAACAGAACCCGATTTTGGAACTGATGCATTAGGAATGCAGACCAATTATAAAAAAGTCGAGGATACTTATCACATCCAAGGAACAAAACATTGGGCAGGATTATCCGGCCATGCGGATTATTGGTTAATGACAGCAAGAAAACAAAAGGATGACTTATCCTTAAATAGGGATATTGATTTCTTCCTTTGTGACTCTTCAGATCCTAACCAGCAGGTAATAGCCGAAGAATACTACAACAACTTAGGTCTTTATTTTATTCCTTATGCCAAAAACCGTGTTGATATCCATGTACCTGTCAATTACAAGCTAGAACCTAAAACAACGGGAATAAAACTCATGCAAGATTTGCTACATAGAAGCAGAATGAGATTCCCTGGAATGGCACTTGGTTTTATTAAAAGGATGATGGATGAAGCCATTGCTCACACTAAAGAACGATTTATTGGTGGTCGTCCATTAACAGCATTCGATCAAGTACAACGAAGATTAGCTGAACTCCAAGCATGGTTTACAGCAGCTTCTGCCTTTAGTAAAAATGCAGCAGAGATATCTGGGATCCAGAATGATTTAGAAAAGCAAGGTCTCATTGCAAATGTACATAAAACAATGCTAAGTGAAATGATGCAAAAAGCTAGCCAGTCTCTATTGACCCTTGTGGGGGCAGCGGGATACAGACAAGATCATTTAGCTGGTAGATCAATAACAGATAGTCGTCCTTTTATGATTTTTGAAGGTTCAAATGATGTAATTTTTAATCAGATAGCAGATTCTTTTGTTAAAGGGATGGAACGAATAAAAGAAATGAACCTTCTTAACTATATCAAGACACATCCTTTGACAACAAAGGCAAGTGATTTGTTTGCTAAGCACATTAATTTTAATATCTCAAGTAACCTTAATCAACGTAAACGAGTTGATTTGGGAGAATTATTAGGTTACATAGTTACAGCTCAGCTAACGCTTGAGTTAGGAGAATCTGGTTTCAACAAAGATTTGATTAATAATGCCTTGAGTGTTTTCAGGGAAAAAGCTGCCTCATTGGTAAATTCTATACATGAAGCCTCTGAAGCATTCTGTCTAGAAGATTACCTACCCCATTCACAATGGCAGGAATCTTTCTAG
- a CDS encoding lysophospholipid acyltransferase family protein, whose protein sequence is MFYGILSIFVWLFVAITSIIFFPIALLIFLVTLPFDRNRRILHSFSCFWASSYVWINPLWDLHWEGKELIEKDKPFVFVSNHQSLLDIILLYNLFTHFKWVSKDSLFNIPFIGWNMSLNGYIKLRRKDPKSHLNLIKEAGKHLQRGSSIILFPEGTRSPDGDIHRFKDGAFLIAKKYRVGVQPIVLDGAYQAIPKKGLMMNHKQRINIRVLPPISAETVGQLRVKDLSIKIKEDMDSNLKEIRV, encoded by the coding sequence GTGTTTTATGGGATATTATCTATTTTTGTTTGGTTATTTGTAGCCATTACATCCATTATTTTTTTTCCAATTGCACTTTTAATATTTTTAGTCACCCTGCCTTTTGATCGAAACAGAAGAATTCTCCATAGTTTTAGTTGTTTTTGGGCTAGTTCATATGTATGGATTAACCCTCTATGGGATCTACACTGGGAAGGGAAAGAATTAATAGAGAAGGATAAACCTTTTGTATTTGTTTCCAACCATCAATCCCTTTTAGATATCATATTGTTGTACAACCTATTTACTCACTTTAAATGGGTATCAAAAGACAGTCTCTTCAATATTCCCTTCATTGGCTGGAATATGTCTCTTAATGGTTACATAAAACTACGTCGTAAAGACCCTAAAAGTCATTTAAACCTTATCAAAGAAGCCGGTAAGCATTTACAAAGAGGCTCCTCTATAATTTTATTTCCAGAAGGGACAAGGAGCCCTGATGGGGATATCCATAGATTCAAAGATGGGGCTTTCCTTATCGCCAAGAAATACAGAGTGGGGGTCCAACCCATTGTTCTGGATGGCGCGTATCAAGCTATACCTAAAAAAGGTTTAATGATGAATCACAAACAAAGGATCAATATACGCGTTCTCCCCCCTATAAGTGCAGAAACTGTAGGTCAACTCAGAGTAAAAGACCTTTCTATAAAAATCAAAGAAGATATGGATTCAAACCTCAAAGAAATTCGTGTTTAA
- a CDS encoding methyl-accepting chemotaxis protein, with product MKIKFVLIIGLIFAHSLMAQNNISKGTVDLRNWDGTPIKLAGEWEFYWQQFLEPFQKGSSKEFLNIPGQWSESNNSNHPSSGYGTYKLNLNLGQNHENLGLYIPRINTAATLYINDQLLGSIGTVGESKGEETPLFKRMIYPLGALSGQATITIQVSNYHHREGGILTQLEIGNYDALQEDFLTSLVKDLLITGALLAISLYHLVLFYYERKELSIIYFFLFTMIASLRGLVTDSVALQYISSIPWFILIKIEYLSLALMAPVLISFLRKVFPLEVNKWFDRISMGEGLLYSLIIVVTPATIFTSLMVVQQIILIFEVLFVLFAIIMAFVRKREGAYIVFIGFVLLLLTFINDMLNAMHLLYTPSLLPLGTLLFFFSQATLLAKRSSIAKMQALDLSRDIESSNKRLEAMVLKIKLACSQLFSAGQELRMSMEHAESSTKDITDHIGQVGNVIHQQLESVTQTADAVQNMQSSLSGLEAGIKLQDTEISSTNQATRALLDGVEALKNQFLSLETAFDTLKNNAGTGRDRVNQVSILVKDMSTRSESLIETNSLVASIAEQTNLLAMNAAIEAAHAGDTGKGFAVVADEIRSLAEQTTLQSLETKKELETISKGINDIVISTDETEKAFNDITEATGEVGQILKLLLDTLNQQGRRGDDIEKAIASIESISKNVRSGSLVISAGTTQIDGVVGELSKISDQVSHSMDQIISSTTGLADSINRVQQTEIKNRQSIDTLVKLTNEG from the coding sequence ATGAAAATAAAGTTTGTACTTATCATTGGACTCATTTTTGCCCATTCATTGATGGCTCAAAATAATATAAGTAAGGGAACTGTAGATCTAAGAAACTGGGATGGTACCCCTATTAAGCTTGCTGGGGAATGGGAATTTTATTGGCAGCAGTTTCTTGAACCTTTTCAGAAAGGTTCCTCAAAGGAATTTTTAAATATTCCCGGACAATGGTCAGAATCCAACAATTCTAATCATCCTAGTTCTGGATATGGTACCTATAAATTAAACTTAAATTTAGGTCAGAATCATGAAAACCTCGGTCTCTATATACCACGAATTAATACTGCCGCTACATTATATATAAACGATCAACTACTTGGATCTATTGGTACTGTTGGAGAAAGCAAAGGGGAGGAAACCCCTTTGTTTAAAAGGATGATTTACCCTTTAGGGGCTCTTTCAGGGCAAGCGACAATAACCATTCAAGTTTCTAATTATCATCATCGTGAGGGGGGAATCCTTACTCAATTAGAAATAGGTAATTATGATGCTCTTCAGGAAGATTTTTTGACGTCATTAGTGAAAGATTTACTCATCACTGGAGCGTTGCTTGCCATATCTTTATATCATCTTGTTTTGTTCTACTATGAACGAAAGGAACTCTCAATAATTTATTTCTTCTTATTTACTATGATAGCTAGTTTACGTGGACTTGTAACAGATTCTGTGGCCCTCCAGTATATCTCTTCTATTCCTTGGTTTATTTTAATAAAGATTGAGTATTTGAGTTTGGCTCTGATGGCACCTGTATTGATTTCCTTTTTACGTAAAGTATTCCCCCTGGAAGTCAACAAGTGGTTCGATCGGATTAGTATGGGGGAGGGGCTACTGTATAGTTTGATTATTGTAGTTACTCCAGCCACTATTTTTACAAGTTTAATGGTTGTACAACAAATTATTTTGATTTTTGAAGTTCTGTTTGTTCTATTCGCTATTATTATGGCTTTTGTACGTAAACGAGAAGGAGCCTATATTGTCTTTATTGGTTTTGTACTCCTCCTGTTAACTTTTATAAATGATATGCTTAATGCCATGCATCTCCTCTATACTCCTTCTTTATTACCTCTAGGAACTTTATTGTTCTTTTTCAGTCAAGCCACGCTACTAGCAAAGCGTTCCTCTATAGCAAAAATGCAAGCTCTGGATTTAAGTCGTGACATCGAGTCTTCAAACAAAAGACTGGAAGCTATGGTGCTAAAGATTAAATTAGCCTGTTCTCAATTATTCTCAGCAGGACAAGAGCTGAGGATGAGTATGGAACATGCTGAGTCTTCAACAAAAGATATTACAGATCATATTGGTCAAGTAGGAAACGTTATTCATCAACAGCTTGAGAGTGTAACTCAGACAGCAGATGCTGTGCAAAATATGCAGAGTTCTCTGTCAGGACTGGAAGCTGGTATTAAATTACAGGATACTGAGATATCAAGTACTAACCAGGCTACACGTGCTCTTCTTGATGGTGTTGAAGCTTTAAAGAATCAGTTTTTATCATTAGAAACAGCTTTTGATACGTTAAAAAATAATGCAGGGACAGGACGTGATCGTGTAAATCAGGTGTCTATATTGGTAAAAGATATGAGTACACGTTCAGAGAGTCTTATTGAAACCAATAGTCTTGTGGCTTCCATAGCAGAGCAAACTAACTTATTGGCAATGAATGCCGCAATTGAGGCCGCACATGCAGGAGATACAGGAAAAGGTTTTGCCGTTGTAGCTGATGAGATTAGGAGTTTAGCAGAACAAACGACCTTACAATCATTAGAAACAAAAAAGGAGTTAGAAACAATTTCCAAAGGGATTAATGATATCGTTATATCTACAGATGAGACAGAAAAGGCATTTAATGATATTACGGAAGCAACCGGAGAGGTTGGGCAAATTCTTAAATTATTACTAGATACTCTGAATCAACAAGGTCGAAGAGGGGATGATATAGAAAAAGCTATAGCTTCTATAGAATCTATTAGTAAGAATGTCCGTTCAGGGTCTCTTGTTATAAGTGCTGGAACAACCCAAATAGATGGTGTCGTGGGAGAATTAAGCAAGATATCAGATCAAGTATCACATAGTATGGATCAAATTATTAGCTCTACAACTGGATTAGCTGATTCTATAAATAGAGTGCAACAAACGGAAATAAAGAATAGACAATCTATTGATACACTGGTGAAATTAACTAATGAAGGATGA
- a CDS encoding 5'-methylthioadenosine/adenosylhomocysteine nucleosidase has product MKDDTILIIGALSGEIKSLLLELEVKEKIQWKEFEWYVGVLCHKKVVIARSGVGKVLSTIVTQKLIDEYKPCAVLFTGIAGSLKSKYQMGDIIIGNSTMQHDIDATKFGYSKGHIPYTTYQVIPANEKLVLHAMTCEFDDVSLYQGLILSGDQFITEKENLLEFDGDCVDMESAAVALTCYINDVPHLVIRSISDNSDGKNFPNMKKFLPQVSHRSHMLVKHIINTIENDFIQ; this is encoded by the coding sequence ATGAAGGATGATACGATCCTAATAATCGGAGCTCTCTCTGGTGAAATAAAAAGTTTACTTCTAGAACTTGAAGTAAAAGAAAAAATACAATGGAAAGAGTTCGAATGGTATGTCGGTGTCCTTTGTCATAAGAAAGTTGTAATTGCACGATCTGGAGTAGGTAAGGTTCTCTCTACTATTGTTACTCAGAAGCTGATTGATGAGTACAAGCCTTGTGCTGTTTTATTCACAGGAATTGCAGGCTCCCTTAAAAGTAAATATCAAATGGGAGACATTATTATCGGTAATTCTACTATGCAGCATGATATTGATGCTACCAAGTTTGGATACTCAAAAGGACATATTCCTTATACTACCTATCAAGTAATTCCTGCTAATGAAAAACTTGTTCTTCATGCCATGACATGTGAGTTCGATGATGTTTCTCTTTATCAAGGATTAATCCTATCAGGTGATCAATTCATAACAGAAAAAGAAAACCTTTTAGAATTCGATGGTGATTGTGTTGATATGGAAAGTGCTGCAGTAGCCTTGACTTGTTATATTAATGATGTTCCTCATTTGGTTATACGATCGATAAGTGATAATAGTGACGGCAAAAATTTCCCTAACATGAAAAAGTTCTTACCTCAAGTTAGTCATCGTTCTCATATGTTAGTAAAACATATCATAAATACCATTGAAAATGATTTTATCCAATAG
- a CDS encoding glycosyltransferase family 4 protein translates to MDSFSIAIVSGKLGDVDGVSLEVDKWIDVLNELGHKVFTIAGFYASTLSNIPMENQITLEAIRFGTDYQKKWENAFFPHIRRRPQPIRQIYSEELVEDLLIKGEAVALDLFEIVQRYNIDVLVGENTNAMPMTLLGAIAIHRVATEKRVATIFHHHDFWWERSRFSANKIEALLNEIMPPVDIGVDHLVISSYAAHILRSIKRVNPKIVPNCEDFSKAPVKDDYNMCFREDFGYSKSDILIVQPTRIVPRKRIEDSIRLIGMLQKRFPELGQRIKFIISLYQGDELDDNYVEEIKSLALKQDVSMDLISDRVASVRSLDKDNRRIYTNRDVLVNADLVTYLPIWEGFGNALLEAIAARVPVVTTTYLVYKTDIRGTGIQNIEIRDEYDEDGNLIIPDSVLLDIKHLLNHPSEVQQIVQHNFDIANKEFGYGKLKECLSKALNDYGDEIKASRRRIAKARKEYSV, encoded by the coding sequence ATGGATTCATTTTCTATAGCCATTGTATCTGGTAAGTTAGGTGATGTGGATGGTGTCTCACTTGAAGTTGATAAATGGATTGATGTTCTTAATGAACTTGGGCACAAAGTCTTTACCATTGCCGGTTTCTATGCAAGTACTCTCTCCAATATTCCTATGGAAAATCAGATAACTCTGGAAGCCATACGTTTTGGCACGGACTATCAAAAAAAATGGGAGAATGCTTTTTTCCCTCATATACGGAGAAGACCTCAGCCTATCAGGCAAATATACTCGGAGGAACTTGTGGAAGATCTTCTTATAAAAGGAGAGGCTGTTGCACTGGATCTTTTTGAAATTGTTCAACGATATAATATAGATGTTCTGGTTGGAGAAAATACTAATGCCATGCCAATGACATTGTTAGGAGCTATAGCTATTCATAGGGTCGCTACAGAAAAAAGAGTAGCAACTATTTTTCATCATCATGATTTTTGGTGGGAACGCAGCCGTTTTAGTGCCAATAAAATAGAGGCGTTGTTGAATGAGATAATGCCCCCTGTTGATATCGGAGTAGATCATCTTGTTATCTCTAGTTATGCAGCTCACATTTTACGTTCAATTAAAAGGGTAAATCCCAAAATAGTACCTAATTGTGAAGATTTCTCCAAAGCACCAGTTAAGGATGATTATAACATGTGTTTTAGAGAAGATTTTGGTTACTCTAAAAGCGATATTCTGATTGTACAACCAACAAGGATTGTTCCTCGTAAGCGCATTGAAGATTCTATTCGACTTATAGGAATGTTACAGAAAAGATTCCCTGAATTAGGTCAAAGAATAAAATTCATAATAAGTCTTTATCAAGGGGATGAGCTTGATGATAACTATGTTGAAGAGATAAAGAGTTTGGCCCTTAAACAAGATGTATCGATGGACCTCATATCAGATCGAGTCGCTTCTGTACGAAGTTTAGATAAAGATAATAGAAGAATTTATACCAATAGAGATGTTCTGGTTAATGCTGACTTAGTTACCTATCTTCCTATATGGGAAGGCTTTGGGAATGCCTTATTAGAAGCGATAGCCGCAAGAGTGCCTGTGGTTACCACCACCTATCTTGTTTATAAAACCGATATTAGAGGTACGGGTATTCAAAATATAGAAATTCGTGATGAATACGATGAAGATGGTAACTTAATAATTCCAGATTCTGTTTTATTAGATATTAAGCATTTGCTAAACCATCCTTCAGAGGTTCAGCAAATTGTTCAACACAATTTTGATATTGCCAACAAAGAGTTCGGTTATGGAAAGTTAAAAGAGTGTTTGTCTAAAGCCTTGAATGATTATGGGGATGAAATCAAAGCAAGTCGAAGACGCATAGCCAAAGCAAGAAAAGAATATTCTGTATAA